In a genomic window of Thioalkalivibrio sp. XN279:
- a CDS encoding DUF748 domain-containing protein, translating into MTAAWRSKMKLQGWRLWALAAVLAYTLVGFLFLPWLAHNQAPKLAQERLGVDLSIEKVRFNPYLFKLTVEGLSLEDPESGPMLDFRRLVVDFSLSSAWRRAWTFGELALEHPQLRLQRGADGIVNFKRMFDRLPPPAEPAEPDPDAAPPRLVLHNVTLVEGRLAVADEAHPENWSLAFGPVSFAMEHFATLPEGEGAYTLEVTGPRGGRMRWNGSFAVDPLASAGSVELDNLALAPFWEYVRHDYDAAFTGEARLALGFDYALDGSSEALDLRVQRGRATLTGLEVAQRSSGAPLLALPRTAADGIEFDLAQGTLDVGSVELSQPGLELRQLEDGTIDLVAALTPPGSAAEEATEDAEGPEAESGDGEAAASGLAIRLGALRIDGGRVAFEDRMAPRPVQVALEDLVLAVTDYRSADGHRADVELNAAAASGGTLAVSGAVRALPLQVGLDVGIEGLSLLPALPYTDGAMNLEVASLLADAAGRITLSDEEPFAFTGKAALRALESRLPDEETQLVGWQVLDAEGIDLSLAGRALRIGKVAVSEPFLKVLVNEDGDLNLTAIAPGSTAGEAAPDAGAPDAGAPDAEAPDAGAAAEPFAVGVGRVDIADGTMDFTDLSLPIPFAALVQPMRGSIAAITSGSPTPARVEFDGDVNEYGAATIRGTLDVFEPTRVMELELDFRNIEMRDLTPYTVKFAGREIAAGTIDVDLSWIIRDGQLEARNRMLINDLKLGDKVDSPGAMSLPLDLAVALLTDTQGRIDLEVPVSGDITDPQFRYAPLVFRALGNVLGKIVTAPFRFLASLLGGGAEEADLEFVGFVAGDVTLRGPEAEDLSKLAEALVQRPELQLEIGAAFDEARDGRAIRQRLLDDAISARFEAGEGSGKDGDPVRLIMEAMYAEAAGAEAPATLQAEHSSIPEGSDKPVLDETAYIEALRAALLELQTVEAQEFRLLGMERAASVRNYLVESGGLDAARIAVAEPDEAPRADENLVFLQLELGVGQ; encoded by the coding sequence ATGACCGCCGCCTGGCGCAGCAAGATGAAACTCCAGGGATGGAGACTCTGGGCGCTGGCGGCGGTGCTCGCCTACACCCTCGTCGGCTTCCTGTTCCTGCCCTGGCTGGCGCACAACCAGGCGCCGAAGCTGGCGCAGGAACGGCTCGGCGTCGACCTGTCGATCGAGAAGGTTCGCTTCAACCCCTACCTGTTCAAGCTCACGGTCGAGGGACTGTCGCTCGAGGACCCGGAGTCGGGGCCGATGCTGGACTTCCGCCGCCTGGTGGTGGACTTCTCCCTCTCCAGCGCCTGGCGGCGGGCCTGGACTTTCGGCGAGCTGGCGCTGGAGCACCCGCAGCTGCGGCTGCAGCGCGGCGCCGACGGCATCGTCAACTTCAAGCGCATGTTCGACCGCCTGCCGCCCCCGGCAGAGCCCGCCGAGCCCGACCCGGATGCGGCCCCGCCGCGGCTGGTGCTGCACAACGTCACGCTGGTGGAAGGCCGTCTCGCCGTCGCCGACGAGGCGCATCCCGAGAACTGGTCGCTGGCCTTCGGCCCGGTCAGTTTCGCCATGGAGCACTTCGCCACGCTGCCCGAGGGCGAAGGCGCGTACACGCTCGAAGTCACCGGCCCACGCGGCGGCAGGATGCGCTGGAACGGCAGCTTCGCGGTGGATCCGCTGGCTTCCGCCGGCAGCGTCGAGCTGGACAACCTGGCGCTGGCGCCGTTCTGGGAGTACGTGCGCCACGACTATGACGCCGCCTTCACCGGGGAAGCACGCCTGGCCCTGGGCTTCGACTACGCGCTGGACGGCAGCAGCGAGGCGCTGGACTTACGGGTGCAGCGCGGTCGCGCCACGCTGACGGGCCTCGAGGTGGCGCAGCGCAGCTCCGGCGCGCCGCTCCTCGCCCTGCCGCGCACCGCGGCAGACGGCATCGAGTTCGACCTGGCGCAGGGCACGCTCGACGTCGGCAGCGTCGAACTCTCCCAGCCGGGCCTCGAGCTGCGCCAGCTGGAGGACGGGACCATCGACCTGGTGGCGGCGCTGACGCCGCCGGGGAGCGCCGCGGAAGAGGCCACGGAAGACGCGGAAGGGCCCGAAGCGGAAAGCGGCGACGGTGAGGCAGCGGCGTCCGGCCTCGCCATCCGGCTCGGCGCCTTGCGCATCGACGGCGGCCGCGTGGCCTTCGAGGATCGCATGGCGCCGCGCCCGGTGCAGGTCGCGCTGGAAGACCTCGTGCTGGCCGTCACCGACTACCGCAGCGCCGACGGCCATCGCGCCGACGTGGAACTCAACGCCGCCGCGGCCTCCGGCGGCACGCTGGCGGTGTCCGGCGCGGTGCGCGCCTTGCCGCTGCAGGTGGGGCTGGACGTCGGCATCGAGGGACTGTCCCTGCTCCCCGCGCTGCCCTACACCGACGGGGCGATGAATCTCGAGGTGGCGAGCCTGCTCGCCGATGCCGCGGGCCGCATCACGCTGAGCGACGAGGAGCCGTTCGCCTTCACCGGCAAGGCGGCGCTGCGCGCGCTCGAAAGCCGGCTGCCGGACGAAGAAACGCAGCTGGTCGGCTGGCAGGTGCTGGATGCGGAGGGCATCGACCTGTCGCTGGCGGGGCGTGCCCTGCGCATCGGCAAGGTGGCGGTGTCGGAGCCCTTCCTCAAGGTACTGGTCAACGAGGACGGCGACCTGAATCTCACCGCGATCGCGCCGGGCAGCACCGCAGGCGAAGCAGCGCCGGACGCCGGGGCGCCGGACGCCGGGGCGCCAGACGCTGAGGCGCCGGACGCTGGGGCGGCCGCCGAGCCCTTCGCTGTCGGCGTCGGGCGGGTCGATATCGCGGACGGCACCATGGACTTCACCGACCTCAGCCTGCCCATCCCCTTCGCCGCACTGGTGCAGCCGATGCGCGGCTCGATCGCGGCCATCACGTCCGGCAGCCCGACCCCGGCGCGCGTCGAGTTCGACGGCGACGTGAACGAGTACGGCGCCGCCACCATCCGCGGCACGCTCGACGTGTTCGAGCCGACGCGCGTGATGGAACTGGAACTCGACTTCCGCAACATCGAGATGCGTGACCTCACGCCCTACACGGTCAAGTTCGCCGGCCGCGAAATTGCCGCGGGCACGATTGACGTCGACCTCAGCTGGATCATCCGCGATGGCCAGCTCGAGGCCCGGAACCGCATGTTGATCAACGACCTCAAGCTCGGTGACAAGGTCGATTCGCCCGGCGCGATGAGCCTGCCGCTGGACCTGGCCGTCGCGCTGTTGACCGACACGCAGGGCCGCATCGACCTCGAGGTGCCGGTCTCCGGCGACATCACCGACCCGCAGTTCCGCTATGCGCCGCTGGTGTTCAGGGCGCTGGGCAACGTGCTCGGCAAGATCGTCACCGCGCCGTTCCGCTTCCTCGCCTCCCTGCTGGGCGGCGGTGCGGAGGAAGCGGACCTCGAATTCGTCGGCTTCGTCGCCGGCGACGTGACCCTGCGCGGACCCGAGGCGGAGGACCTGTCCAAGCTTGCCGAGGCGCTGGTGCAGCGACCCGAGCTGCAACTCGAGATCGGCGCCGCCTTCGACGAGGCTCGCGACGGCCGCGCCATCCGCCAGCGTCTGCTGGACGACGCCATCTCGGCGCGCTTCGAGGCCGGCGAAGGCAGCGGCAAGGACGGCGACCCGGTGCGGCTGATCATGGAAGCGATGTACGCCGAGGCCGCTGGGGCCGAGGCGCCGGCCACGCTGCAGGCGGAGCACTCGTCGATTCCGGAAGGCAGCGACAAGCCGGTGCTGGACGAGACCGCCTACATCGAGGCGCTGCGCGCGGCGCTGCTCGAGCTGCAGACCGTCGAGGCGCAGGAGTTCCGCCTGCTCGGAATGGAACGCGCCGCGTCGGTACGCAACTACCTGGTGGAGAGCGGCGGCCTGGATGCAGCGCGGATCGCGGTGGCGGAGCCGGACGAGGCGCCGCGCGCGGACGAGAACCTGGTGTTCTTGCAGCTGGAGCTCGGTGTCGGGCAGTAA
- a CDS encoding PA2778 family cysteine peptidase translates to MLLILSILLALGGCASQRELVSAAPSMQDRSAPVELADTPFFPDDALQCGPAALATVLGASQNGQHYNDLRGSDPATLAREVYTPGLGGSLQLELVAAARQRGFVPYALPPEADALFAELVAGRPVLVLQNLRLRTLPAWHYAVVIGADPVNETVILRSGTEKRLVMPAGKFMRTWDLAERWGLVLLRPGELPATLERERYFAAVAGVEAAGRHADAARAWRAALGPWPDDPVALFGHATASHLAGDLATAYDAYLALLLLEPGHAAALNNLANLLAGQGCRVAAHIMAQQALESATPDSAIAAAARETLQRLEADTVRGGTCELP, encoded by the coding sequence GTGCTGCTGATCTTGTCGATATTGCTCGCGCTGGGCGGCTGCGCCTCCCAGCGCGAGCTCGTCTCCGCGGCGCCGTCCATGCAGGACCGCAGCGCCCCGGTGGAGCTCGCCGACACCCCCTTCTTCCCTGACGACGCCCTGCAGTGCGGCCCGGCCGCACTGGCCACAGTGCTCGGCGCCTCCCAGAATGGTCAGCATTACAATGACTTACGGGGGTCAGACCCCGCAACGCTGGCGCGCGAGGTGTATACGCCCGGCCTCGGCGGCAGCCTGCAGCTGGAGCTGGTGGCTGCGGCACGCCAGCGGGGTTTCGTGCCCTACGCGCTGCCGCCCGAGGCCGACGCACTGTTCGCCGAGCTGGTGGCCGGGCGCCCGGTGCTGGTGCTGCAGAACCTGCGCCTGCGCACGCTGCCGGCCTGGCATTACGCGGTGGTGATCGGGGCCGATCCCGTCAACGAGACGGTGATCCTGCGCTCCGGCACGGAGAAACGCCTGGTCATGCCGGCCGGCAAGTTCATGCGCACCTGGGACCTGGCGGAGCGCTGGGGGCTGGTGCTGCTGCGGCCCGGGGAGCTGCCCGCCACGCTGGAGCGAGAGCGCTATTTCGCGGCGGTGGCGGGAGTGGAAGCGGCGGGACGCCACGCCGACGCGGCCCGCGCCTGGAGGGCGGCGCTCGGGCCCTGGCCCGACGACCCGGTGGCGCTGTTCGGCCATGCCACGGCCAGCCACCTGGCCGGCGACCTTGCCACGGCTTACGACGCCTATCTCGCGTTGCTGCTGCTCGAGCCCGGCCACGCGGCCGCGCTGAACAACCTGGCCAACCTGCTCGCGGGCCAGGGGTGCCGGGTGGCGGCGCACATCATGGCGCAACAAGCGCTGGAGTCGGCCACGCCCGACAGCGCGATCGCCGCAGCGGCGCGCGAGACCCTGCAGCGGCTGGAGGCGGATACCGTGCGGGGCGGGACCTGCGAGCTACCCTGA
- a CDS encoding NAD-dependent succinate-semialdehyde dehydrogenase codes for MAFLSVNPATGEEFFRAEGHEPEQVEAILDEASRAAPDWRDQPVAERAELLRRVSRLLHARRDELANLATLEMGKLKAEAHAEIEKCAAACDYYAEHAADFLADERIATDAADSRVVYQPLGTVLAVMPWNFPFWQAIRCAAPALAAGNTVLLKHASSVPQCALAIDQVFAEAGCPEGVFRTLLIGSDAVEMVIADPRVHAVSLTGSDKAGAAVAAVAGEHLKKCVLELGGSDAFIVLADADLDAAVAQGLKSRFQNAGQSCIAAKRFLLHADIADAFLERFVAGAEALVPGDPAAEDTTLGPMARTDLRDELDAQVEDAVEHGARVLTGGRPLEGPGAFYAPTVLDGVTPVMRAWSEELFGPVATVMRVEDAEHALVIANGSPFGLGGAVWTQDLERGAALARRLECGAAFVNGMVKSDPRLPFGGVKDSGYGRELSRHGLLEFVNAKTLWVG; via the coding sequence ATGGCCTTCCTTTCCGTGAATCCCGCCACCGGCGAGGAGTTCTTCCGCGCCGAGGGACATGAACCCGAACAGGTCGAGGCGATCCTCGACGAGGCGTCCCGCGCGGCGCCCGACTGGCGCGACCAGCCCGTCGCCGAGCGCGCCGAGCTGCTGCGGCGCGTGAGCCGCCTGCTGCACGCGCGGCGCGACGAGCTCGCCAACCTGGCGACGCTGGAAATGGGCAAGCTCAAGGCGGAGGCGCACGCCGAGATCGAGAAGTGCGCCGCGGCCTGCGATTACTACGCCGAGCATGCGGCGGACTTTCTCGCCGACGAGCGCATCGCCACCGATGCCGCCGACAGCCGCGTGGTCTACCAGCCGCTCGGCACGGTGCTGGCGGTGATGCCGTGGAATTTCCCCTTCTGGCAGGCCATCCGCTGCGCCGCTCCGGCGCTGGCGGCCGGGAACACCGTGCTGCTCAAGCATGCCTCGAGCGTGCCGCAGTGCGCCCTCGCCATCGACCAGGTGTTCGCCGAGGCGGGCTGCCCGGAGGGCGTGTTCCGCACCCTGCTCATCGGCAGCGATGCCGTGGAGATGGTGATCGCCGATCCGCGCGTGCACGCGGTCTCGCTCACCGGCAGCGACAAGGCGGGTGCGGCGGTGGCCGCGGTCGCCGGGGAACACCTGAAGAAATGCGTGCTCGAGCTCGGCGGCTCGGACGCCTTCATCGTGCTGGCGGACGCTGACCTCGACGCGGCCGTGGCCCAGGGCCTGAAGTCGCGCTTCCAGAACGCCGGCCAGAGCTGCATCGCCGCCAAGCGTTTCCTGCTGCATGCCGACATCGCCGATGCCTTCCTCGAGCGCTTCGTCGCCGGCGCCGAGGCGCTGGTGCCGGGCGACCCGGCGGCGGAGGACACCACGCTCGGGCCCATGGCGCGCACCGACCTGCGCGACGAGCTGGACGCGCAGGTGGAGGACGCGGTGGAGCACGGCGCCCGGGTCCTCACCGGCGGGCGGCCGCTGGAAGGCCCCGGGGCCTTCTATGCGCCGACGGTGCTGGACGGTGTCACCCCTGTCATGCGTGCCTGGAGCGAGGAACTGTTCGGGCCGGTGGCGACGGTGATGCGGGTCGAGGATGCGGAGCATGCGCTGGTCATCGCCAACGGCAGCCCCTTCGGTCTCGGCGGCGCGGTGTGGACGCAGGACCTGGAGCGCGGTGCGGCGCTGGCACGGCGGCTGGAGTGCGGCGCGGCCTTCGTCAACGGCATGGTGAAGAGCGATCCGCGCCTGCCGTTCGGCGGCGTGAAGGACTCCGGCTACGGCCGCGAGTTGTCGCGCCACGGGCTGCTGGAGTTCGTCAACGCCAAGACGCTGTGGGTGGGCTGA
- the rpoD gene encoding RNA polymerase sigma factor RpoD → MSERRNALPDEKQSQIKLLIARGKEQGYLTYAEVNDHLPDDIVDPEQIEDIVNTINDMGITVYEKAPDAEELLLADTAVSADDDDTEEAAAALASVDSEFGRTTDPVRMYMREMGTVELLTREGEIRIAKRIEEGLEQVRHALSEFPGTIEYLLNQYAAVEAGEARLADLVVGFIDPNQTDEVAQPGNRADDKAKEKAKEKEKAKAKGKGKKAAADDEDDDDDDDDSAAEVDTGPDPAEVSRRMKKIGRLHKQVKTLLAKEGPAHAKTRKTRAQLTDEFMQLKLAPKLFEELGNNLRGAVAGIRTQERQIMALAVREAGMPKKDFLASFPQNETGSEWLEKQIRAKRKHSSQLGKLRPEIERAQKKLIALEKENGLSVSDIKEISRQMSIGEAKARRAKKEMVEANLRLVISIAKKYTNRGLQFLDLIQEGNIGLMKAVDKFEYRRGYKFSTYATWWIRQAITRSIADQARTIRIPVHMIETINKLNRISRQMLQEMGREPTPDELAVRMEMPEDKVRKVLKIAKEPISMETPIGDDEDSHLGDFIEDASVLSPIDSATGEGLKETTHAVLAGLTPREAKVLRMRFGIDMNTDHTLEEVGKQFDVTRERIRQIEAKALRKLRHPTRSEQLRSFIIED, encoded by the coding sequence GTGAGCGAACGTCGCAACGCCCTACCTGATGAGAAGCAGTCCCAGATCAAGCTGCTGATCGCCCGCGGCAAGGAGCAGGGTTACCTGACCTATGCCGAAGTCAACGATCACCTCCCGGACGACATCGTCGACCCGGAGCAGATCGAGGACATCGTCAACACGATCAACGACATGGGCATCACGGTCTACGAGAAGGCGCCGGATGCCGAGGAACTGCTGCTGGCCGACACCGCCGTGTCCGCCGACGACGACGACACCGAGGAAGCGGCCGCGGCCCTGGCCAGCGTCGACAGCGAGTTCGGCCGCACCACCGACCCGGTGCGCATGTACATGCGCGAGATGGGCACGGTGGAACTGCTCACCCGCGAGGGCGAAATCCGCATCGCCAAGCGCATCGAGGAGGGCCTGGAGCAGGTCCGCCACGCGCTGTCCGAGTTCCCGGGGACCATCGAGTACCTGCTGAACCAGTACGCCGCCGTCGAGGCCGGCGAGGCGCGCCTGGCCGACCTGGTGGTGGGCTTCATCGACCCGAACCAGACCGACGAGGTGGCCCAGCCGGGCAACCGCGCCGACGACAAGGCCAAGGAAAAGGCGAAGGAAAAAGAGAAGGCCAAGGCCAAGGGCAAGGGCAAGAAGGCGGCCGCGGACGACGAAGACGACGACGACGATGACGACGACTCCGCCGCCGAGGTCGACACCGGGCCGGATCCGGCCGAGGTCAGCCGCCGCATGAAGAAGATCGGCCGGCTGCACAAGCAGGTGAAGACCCTGCTGGCGAAGGAAGGCCCGGCCCACGCCAAGACACGCAAGACCCGCGCCCAGCTCACGGACGAGTTCATGCAGCTGAAGCTGGCGCCGAAGCTGTTCGAGGAGCTGGGCAACAACCTGCGCGGCGCCGTCGCCGGCATCCGCACCCAGGAGCGCCAGATCATGGCCCTGGCGGTGCGCGAGGCCGGGATGCCGAAGAAGGACTTCCTCGCCAGCTTCCCGCAGAACGAGACCGGCTCCGAGTGGCTGGAGAAGCAGATCCGCGCCAAGCGCAAGCACTCCTCGCAGCTGGGCAAGCTGCGCCCGGAGATCGAGCGGGCGCAGAAGAAGCTCATCGCCCTGGAGAAGGAGAACGGCCTCTCGGTCTCCGACATCAAGGAGATCAGCCGCCAGATGTCCATCGGCGAGGCCAAGGCGCGGCGCGCCAAGAAGGAGATGGTCGAGGCCAACCTGCGCCTGGTGATCTCCATCGCCAAGAAGTACACCAACCGCGGCCTGCAGTTCCTGGACCTGATCCAGGAAGGCAACATCGGCCTGATGAAGGCGGTGGACAAGTTCGAGTACCGCCGCGGCTACAAGTTCTCGACCTACGCCACGTGGTGGATCCGCCAGGCCATCACGCGCTCCATCGCCGACCAGGCGCGCACCATCCGCATCCCGGTGCACATGATCGAGACCATCAACAAGCTGAACCGCATCTCGCGGCAGATGCTGCAGGAGATGGGTCGCGAGCCGACGCCGGACGAGCTGGCCGTGCGCATGGAAATGCCCGAGGACAAGGTGCGCAAGGTGCTGAAGATCGCCAAGGAGCCGATCTCCATGGAGACGCCCATCGGCGACGACGAGGATTCGCACCTGGGGGATTTCATCGAGGACGCCTCGGTGCTCTCCCCGATCGATTCGGCCACCGGCGAGGGCCTGAAGGAGACCACGCATGCCGTGCTCGCCGGCCTGACGCCGCGCGAGGCCAAGGTGCTGCGCATGCGCTTCGGCATCGACATGAACACCGACCACACCCTCGAGGAGGTCGGCAAGCAGTTCGACGTCACGCGCGAGCGTATTCGCCAGATAGAGGCCAAGGCACTGCGCAAGCTGCGTCACCCGACGCGCTCGGAGCAGCTGCGGAGCTTCATCATCGAGGATTGA
- a CDS encoding MarR family transcriptional regulator: MHFGDDELSRHFGQIWPVHVEHFTELLIALRREFNGDLDRMLVLGVIGMRTLPPQRVAGRSFAEFQAGQLAQQPRPINVQSIAETTGIPRETVRRKVAELQAAGWIERRDDGHLMVAPRAREDLAPATQATMRYLVAVGAACVAAAG, encoded by the coding sequence ATGCACTTTGGCGACGACGAGCTTAGCAGGCATTTCGGCCAGATCTGGCCGGTCCACGTGGAGCACTTCACCGAGTTGCTGATCGCGCTGCGCCGGGAATTCAACGGCGATCTCGATCGCATGCTGGTGCTGGGCGTGATCGGCATGCGGACGTTGCCGCCGCAGCGCGTCGCGGGCCGCTCCTTTGCCGAGTTCCAGGCCGGGCAGCTGGCCCAGCAGCCGCGGCCCATCAACGTGCAGTCCATCGCCGAGACCACCGGCATTCCGCGCGAGACGGTGCGGCGCAAGGTGGCGGAGCTCCAGGCCGCCGGCTGGATCGAGCGGCGCGACGACGGCCACCTCATGGTGGCCCCGCGGGCCCGCGAGGACCTTGCGCCCGCGACGCAGGCGACCATGCGCTACCTGGTCGCCGTCGGCGCGGCCTGCGTCGCGGCGGCAGGCTAG
- a CDS encoding PA2779 family protein translates to MKQSFVKVVAIVSVIAFGATGLVAPAHATIVGTQTVMMESERAATVARVQAALDREAVQAQLEALGVDTADARARVAALSDAELQQLDGRLAELPAGAGVLEVVGIVFVVLLILEIVGVTNIFSRI, encoded by the coding sequence ATGAAGCAGAGTTTCGTGAAGGTCGTTGCCATCGTCTCCGTGATCGCCTTCGGCGCCACCGGGCTGGTTGCGCCGGCGCACGCCACCATTGTCGGCACGCAGACGGTGATGATGGAGTCCGAACGCGCCGCGACCGTGGCGCGCGTGCAGGCGGCACTGGACCGCGAGGCCGTGCAGGCGCAGCTGGAGGCGCTCGGTGTCGATACGGCCGATGCCAGGGCACGCGTCGCGGCGCTCTCCGACGCCGAGCTGCAGCAGCTCGACGGCCGCCTCGCCGAGTTGCCCGCCGGCGCCGGCGTGCTCGAGGTGGTCGGTATCGTCTTCGTCGTGCTGTTGATCCTCGAGATCGTCGGCGTCACCAACATCTTCAGTCGCATCTGA
- a CDS encoding alpha/beta hydrolase: protein MPLAPRRTEPRAVARAALLLVAAVLLAGCRPTAAINAFSPSDHYVKEPDQAYGEDPRQQLDLYRPTTVADEAPVVVFFYGNGWREAARADFEFVASALASDGIIVLIPDYRAHPQVTFPAFVEDGAAVVRWAMDNVDGVADGARPLYLMGHSAGAQIAALLALDPRYLAAVTGTPPPLAGFIGLSGPYDFLPLEEGYMQTVFPEDTRPQSQPINFVSADAPPTLLVHGTDDTRVLPEHSRRLAQQLEEHGVPVTLRMYDGTGHVRVVAALAPPLQFIDDTMEDVIAFIRAR, encoded by the coding sequence ATGCCCTTAGCCCCACGCCGGACCGAGCCGCGAGCCGTCGCGCGCGCCGCGCTGCTGCTGGTCGCGGCCGTGCTGCTCGCCGGCTGCCGCCCGACCGCGGCGATCAATGCGTTCAGCCCCTCTGATCACTATGTGAAAGAGCCGGACCAGGCTTACGGCGAAGATCCGCGCCAGCAGCTCGACCTGTACCGGCCGACGACGGTGGCGGACGAGGCGCCGGTGGTGGTGTTCTTTTACGGCAACGGCTGGCGCGAGGCGGCGCGGGCGGATTTCGAGTTTGTCGCCTCCGCGCTGGCGTCCGACGGCATCATCGTGCTCATCCCGGACTATCGCGCCCATCCCCAGGTGACCTTCCCGGCCTTCGTCGAGGACGGCGCCGCGGTGGTGCGCTGGGCAATGGATAACGTCGACGGCGTGGCCGACGGGGCGCGGCCGCTGTACCTCATGGGCCATTCTGCCGGGGCGCAGATCGCGGCCCTGCTGGCGCTCGATCCGCGCTATCTCGCCGCGGTCACCGGGACGCCGCCGCCACTGGCAGGCTTCATCGGGCTGTCCGGGCCCTATGATTTCCTGCCGCTGGAGGAGGGTTACATGCAGACCGTCTTCCCCGAGGACACGCGCCCGCAGAGCCAGCCGATCAATTTTGTCTCCGCTGACGCGCCGCCCACGCTGCTGGTCCACGGCACCGATGACACGCGCGTGCTGCCGGAGCACAGCCGGCGGCTGGCACAGCAACTGGAGGAACACGGCGTGCCCGTCACGCTGCGCATGTACGACGGCACCGGGCACGTGCGCGTGGTGGCGGCGCTGGCGCCGCCGCTGCAGTTCATCGACGACACCATGGAAGACGTGATCGCCTTCATCCGCGCACGGTGA
- a CDS encoding NAD-dependent malic enzyme — MTKLNWTSPGDLPLQAPQPDVPLKVQARGAELYRDPLLNKGSGFTPQERVLLGLDGLLPSRVNTMAQQARRVHMTLDRLRDPFDKYLELSALQDRNEQLFYRVLCDQLKQLMPVIYTPTVGKATREFSHVFRRGRGVWITPDHRGRVADVLRNATQGRPVKLIVATDNESILGIGDQGAGGMAIAIGKLSLYCAAAGIHPAYTLPVSLDVGTDSASLLEDEIYLGWPARRLRGEAYDALVEEFVTAVCEVFPGALLQWEDFRKDNASRLLDRYRDRLPSFNDDIQGTGAVCLAGVLTGLMGCGAELAEQRAVVLGAGAAGLGITRQLAGAIRDAGGDDYPVAVLDSRGLLVGDNFRDEYKVELAWPTEVSVARGFGEQAGADLLEVVQKFRPTILVGVAGQPGAFTEAVVKAMAENTQRPIIMPLSNPTDYAEARPEEILRWTEGRALVATGSPFADVVMDGRRHLIGQGNNVFIFPGLGLGALLSEARQVSDGMIAAAARTLADVVRQESLGESRLYPRVAWLRQSTRAVATAVMRTAVAEGLSPPLDEADIERRLDAAHWEPEYPPYEAG, encoded by the coding sequence ATGACCAAGCTCAACTGGACCTCTCCCGGCGACCTGCCGCTGCAGGCACCGCAGCCCGACGTGCCGCTCAAGGTGCAGGCGCGCGGCGCGGAGCTCTACCGCGACCCGCTGCTCAATAAGGGCTCGGGTTTCACGCCGCAGGAGCGCGTCCTGCTCGGCCTCGACGGCCTTTTGCCCAGCCGGGTCAATACCATGGCGCAGCAGGCGCGCCGCGTGCACATGACGCTCGACCGGCTGCGCGACCCCTTCGACAAGTACCTCGAGCTTTCGGCCCTGCAGGACCGCAACGAGCAGCTGTTCTACCGCGTGCTGTGCGACCAGCTGAAGCAGCTGATGCCGGTGATCTACACGCCGACCGTGGGCAAGGCGACGCGCGAGTTCAGCCACGTCTTCCGCCGCGGCCGCGGTGTCTGGATCACGCCCGATCATCGCGGCCGCGTCGCGGACGTGCTGCGCAACGCCACCCAGGGCCGGCCGGTGAAGCTCATCGTCGCCACGGACAACGAGTCCATCCTCGGCATCGGCGACCAGGGCGCCGGCGGCATGGCCATCGCCATCGGCAAGCTCTCGCTGTATTGCGCCGCGGCCGGCATCCACCCCGCCTACACGCTGCCGGTCAGCCTCGACGTCGGCACCGACAGCGCCTCGCTGCTGGAAGACGAGATCTACCTCGGCTGGCCGGCGCGCCGGCTGCGCGGCGAGGCCTACGACGCCCTCGTCGAGGAGTTCGTCACGGCGGTGTGCGAGGTCTTCCCCGGCGCCCTGCTGCAGTGGGAGGACTTCCGCAAGGACAACGCCTCGCGGCTGCTCGATCGCTACCGCGACCGGCTGCCGTCCTTCAACGACGACATCCAGGGCACCGGCGCGGTGTGCCTGGCCGGCGTGCTCACCGGCCTCATGGGCTGCGGCGCCGAACTGGCCGAGCAGCGCGCCGTGGTGCTCGGCGCCGGCGCTGCGGGGCTCGGCATCACGCGCCAGCTGGCCGGCGCCATCCGCGACGCCGGCGGCGACGACTATCCCGTGGCGGTGCTGGACAGCCGCGGCCTGCTGGTGGGCGACAACTTCCGCGACGAGTACAAGGTCGAGCTGGCCTGGCCGACGGAGGTGTCGGTGGCACGCGGCTTCGGCGAGCAGGCGGGCGCGGACCTCCTCGAGGTGGTGCAAAAGTTTCGCCCCACCATCCTGGTCGGCGTCGCCGGGCAGCCGGGCGCGTTCACCGAGGCGGTGGTCAAGGCCATGGCGGAGAACACGCAGCGGCCCATCATCATGCCGTTGTCCAACCCGACCGATTACGCCGAGGCGCGGCCGGAAGAGATCCTGCGCTGGACCGAGGGCAGGGCGCTGGTCGCCACCGGCAGCCCCTTCGCCGACGTGGTCATGGACGGGCGGCGCCATCTCATCGGCCAGGGCAACAACGTCTTCATCTTCCCCGGCCTGGGCCTCGGCGCGCTGCTGAGCGAGGCGCGCCAGGTCTCCGACGGCATGATCGCCGCCGCGGCGCGCACGCTGGCCGACGTGGTGCGCCAGGAGTCGCTGGGCGAGAGCCGGCTCTACCCGCGGGTGGCCTGGCTGCGCCAGAGCACCCGCGCCGTGGCCACCGCGGTGATGCGCACTGCCGTCGCCGAGGGGCTGTCCCCGCCGCTGGACGAGGCCGACATCGAGCGGCGCCTGGACGCCGCCCACTGGGAGCCGGAGTACCCGCCTTACGAGGCGGGTTGA
- a CDS encoding dodecin family protein gives MSVVKVTEIGASSPKSFEDAIKQGIARANETLKNVKSAWIKEQEVVIENGAVKEFRVFMKVTFVLED, from the coding sequence ATGTCCGTAGTGAAAGTCACCGAGATCGGCGCCTCCTCGCCGAAGAGCTTCGAGGACGCCATCAAGCAAGGCATCGCGCGCGCCAACGAGACGCTGAAGAACGTGAAGAGCGCGTGGATCAAGGAACAGGAAGTGGTGATCGAGAACGGCGCGGTGAAGGAATTCCGCGTGTTCATGAAAGTCACTTTCGTGCTCGAGGACTGA